The following proteins come from a genomic window of Shinella zoogloeoides:
- a CDS encoding aspartate aminotransferase family protein has protein sequence MTMVNAFDPNRASGLEAGDAALIEHRSKVLGPAYRLFYEEPLHLVRGEGVWLYDNKGRAYLDAYNNVASVGHCHPKVVEAVTRQLGTLNTHTRYLHERVVAYADRLLGTMPDALGHMMFTCTGSEANDLALRIARSFTGRQGVIVTSLAYHGVTEAVSEISPSLGGFVPRGPRVRLIPAPNALTVPPAEQGAKLAADLAAAIAAMRADGIEPAAFIVDTIFSSDGLYPDPAGFLKPAVDLVRAEGGVFIADEVQPGFARTGDAFWGFQRHGLVPDMVTMGKPMGNGFPVAGVALRPDLVEEFGAKARYFNTFGGNPVACAAGMAVLDVIEEEGLQDNASTTGAFLKQGLKAIVAGRDDIGDVRGAGLFLAVECVEGGAPNARLAGHVVNHLRRNGVLISATGPGANILKIRPPLVLRRAEAERFVEAMQEALAAH, from the coding sequence ATGACCATGGTCAACGCCTTCGACCCGAACCGCGCCTCCGGCCTCGAAGCCGGGGATGCGGCCCTGATCGAGCATCGCAGCAAGGTGCTCGGCCCCGCCTACCGCCTGTTCTACGAAGAGCCGCTGCATCTCGTGCGCGGCGAGGGCGTCTGGCTCTACGACAACAAGGGCAGGGCCTATCTCGACGCCTACAACAATGTCGCGTCGGTCGGCCATTGCCATCCGAAGGTGGTCGAGGCGGTCACGCGCCAGCTCGGCACCCTCAACACCCATACCCGCTACCTGCACGAGCGCGTCGTCGCCTATGCCGACAGGCTGCTCGGGACCATGCCCGACGCGCTCGGCCACATGATGTTCACCTGCACCGGATCGGAGGCCAACGACCTGGCGCTCAGGATCGCGCGCTCCTTCACCGGGCGGCAGGGCGTGATCGTCACCAGCCTCGCCTATCACGGCGTGACCGAGGCGGTCTCCGAGATCTCGCCGTCGCTGGGCGGCTTCGTGCCGCGCGGACCGCGCGTGCGGCTGATCCCCGCGCCGAACGCGCTCACCGTGCCGCCCGCCGAACAGGGCGCGAAGCTTGCCGCCGATCTCGCCGCCGCCATCGCCGCGATGCGCGCCGACGGCATCGAGCCGGCCGCCTTCATCGTGGATACGATTTTCTCCAGCGATGGGCTCTACCCCGATCCGGCGGGCTTCCTCAAACCCGCCGTCGACCTGGTCCGCGCGGAGGGCGGCGTCTTCATCGCCGACGAGGTGCAGCCCGGCTTCGCGCGCACGGGAGATGCCTTCTGGGGCTTCCAGCGCCACGGGCTGGTGCCCGACATGGTGACCATGGGCAAGCCGATGGGCAACGGCTTTCCGGTCGCGGGTGTGGCGCTGCGCCCTGATCTCGTCGAGGAGTTCGGCGCAAAAGCCCGCTACTTCAACACGTTCGGCGGCAATCCGGTGGCCTGCGCCGCCGGCATGGCCGTGCTCGACGTGATCGAAGAGGAGGGCCTGCAGGACAATGCGAGCACCACCGGCGCCTTCCTCAAGCAGGGGCTGAAGGCGATCGTCGCGGGCCGCGACGATATCGGCGACGTGCGCGGCGCCGGGCTGTTCCTCGCCGTCGAATGCGTCGAGGGTGGTGCGCCCAATGCCCGGCTGGCGGGCCACGTGGTCAACCATCTGCGCCGCAACGGCGTCCTCATCAGCGCCACCGGGCCGGGGGCGAACATCCTCAAGATTCGACCGCCGCTGGTGCTTCGCCGGGCGGAGGCCGAACGCTTCGTCGAAGCCATGCAGGAGGCGCTGGCGGCGCACTGA
- a CDS encoding phosphotransferase, whose protein sequence is MLINSHPAAARLSGGLPPFVATTDPARTAEAGTIAESALLSVAPPGISLEEGARIAERVFGIAGEMRMLSSERDSNFHIRLAGGEQALLKITNAAEDRAVTAMQTAALAHLAAVDPALPVQRVCETRAGRPWEIVTGPSGQAHVARLLTFIDGTMLHAASPGPDLHRGIGALLARLTKALRGFFHPAAGHVLQWDIKHAGRLRPMLASVEDGALRLRLTALLDRFDAEIAPRLPHLRTQIVHNDFNPHNLVVNAMEATRPTGIIDFGDMVHTPILCDLAIACSYHVTDGAEPLRRVADLVAGYSGVLPLEEEEFALLPDLIRLRHITTLAITAWRARRYPENAAYILRNAAASLRGLDAVDRIGPDRTAQALRAAALSAKPE, encoded by the coding sequence GTGCTGATCAATTCCCACCCCGCCGCTGCCAGGCTTTCCGGCGGCCTGCCGCCCTTCGTGGCGACGACGGATCCCGCCCGCACGGCCGAGGCCGGGACGATCGCCGAGAGCGCGCTCCTGTCCGTGGCCCCGCCCGGCATCTCGCTGGAGGAAGGCGCCCGCATCGCGGAGCGCGTGTTCGGCATTGCCGGCGAGATGCGGATGCTGTCCTCCGAGCGGGATTCGAACTTCCACATCCGCCTTGCCGGCGGCGAGCAGGCGCTGCTGAAGATCACCAACGCCGCGGAGGACCGCGCCGTCACGGCCATGCAGACCGCGGCCCTCGCGCATCTTGCCGCCGTCGACCCGGCGCTGCCGGTGCAGCGCGTCTGCGAGACGCGGGCGGGCAGGCCCTGGGAAATCGTCACCGGCCCTTCCGGGCAGGCGCATGTGGCGCGGCTGCTGACCTTCATCGACGGCACCATGCTGCACGCGGCCAGCCCCGGCCCCGACCTGCACCGCGGCATCGGCGCCCTGCTCGCGCGGCTGACCAAGGCGCTGCGCGGCTTCTTCCATCCGGCGGCGGGCCACGTGCTGCAATGGGACATCAAGCATGCCGGGCGGCTGCGCCCCATGCTGGCATCCGTCGAGGACGGCGCCCTGCGGCTCCGGCTGACGGCGCTGCTCGACCGCTTCGACGCCGAAATCGCGCCGCGCCTGCCGCATCTGCGCACCCAGATCGTCCACAACGATTTCAACCCGCACAACCTCGTGGTGAACGCGATGGAGGCCACGCGGCCGACCGGGATCATCGATTTCGGCGACATGGTGCATACGCCGATCCTCTGCGATCTCGCCATCGCCTGCTCCTATCACGTCACCGATGGCGCCGAGCCGCTGCGCCGGGTCGCCGATCTGGTCGCCGGCTATAGCGGCGTCCTGCCGCTGGAGGAGGAGGAGTTCGCGCTGCTGCCCGACCTGATCCGGCTGCGCCACATCACCACGCTCGCCATCACCGCATGGCGGGCGCGACGCTATCCCGAAAACGCCGCCTATATCCTGCGCAATGCCGCCGCCTCGCTGCGCGGGCTGGACGCGGTCGACCGCATCGGCCCCGACAGGACCGCGCAAGCGCTGCGCGCCGCCGCCCTTTCCGCCAAACCGGAGTAA
- a CDS encoding SDR family NAD(P)-dependent oxidoreductase yields the protein MLLSGKTALVTAAGSGIGRQSAGILAANGAFVMVTDRDGGLAEETAEAIRAAGGICASSAIDVADEAAVTGVFDRLVRERGALNILHNHAGIQIGGALEQIDAGDMRRSYEINVVAQFTACKAALPHMRAQGGGVILNTASNAGVFLDKGMLAYITTKSAVITMTKQIALDYARDGIRVNALCPGWVDTPFNGPYEAQLGGRAALEKVVRDLVPMGRFGRPEEIAEAVLFLCSDRSSFITGHALVVDGGECLAGGSNSSV from the coding sequence ATGCTTCTGAGCGGCAAGACCGCGCTCGTCACCGCCGCCGGATCCGGCATCGGCCGGCAGTCCGCCGGCATCCTCGCGGCCAACGGCGCCTTCGTGATGGTGACCGACCGCGACGGGGGACTGGCCGAGGAGACGGCGGAGGCCATCCGCGCCGCCGGCGGCATTTGCGCATCGTCGGCGATCGACGTGGCGGACGAGGCCGCGGTCACCGGGGTCTTCGACCGGCTGGTGCGCGAACGCGGGGCGCTGAACATCCTGCACAATCATGCCGGCATCCAGATCGGCGGCGCGCTGGAACAGATCGATGCCGGCGACATGCGCAGGAGTTACGAGATCAACGTCGTCGCGCAGTTTACGGCCTGCAAGGCGGCGCTGCCGCACATGCGGGCGCAGGGCGGCGGGGTGATCCTCAACACCGCCTCGAATGCCGGCGTCTTTCTCGACAAGGGCATGCTCGCCTATATCACGACCAAGTCGGCCGTCATCACCATGACCAAGCAGATCGCGCTGGATTACGCCCGCGACGGCATCCGGGTGAACGCGCTTTGCCCCGGCTGGGTCGACACGCCGTTCAACGGTCCTTATGAAGCGCAGCTCGGCGGCCGCGCGGCGCTGGAGAAGGTCGTGCGCGATCTCGTGCCGATGGGCCGCTTCGGCCGGCCGGAGGAGATCGCCGAAGCCGTGCTCTTCCTCTGCTCGGATCGCTCCTCCTTCATCACCGGCCATGCGCTGGTGGTCGATGGCGGCGAGTGCCTCGCCGGCGGCAGCAACTCCTCGGTCTGA
- a CDS encoding ABC transporter ATP-binding protein — protein MAQVEVVRLAKSFGAVDIIRDLDLRIANGEFVVLVGPSGCGKTTLLRMIAGLEATTAGEIRIGERDVTHLSPRNRDIAMVFQSYALYPHMTAAENMGFSLKLAKVPQPQINDQVNRAAKMLHIDHLLSRKPRELSGGQRQRVAMGRAMVRQPAVYLFDEPLSNLDAQLRTSMRAEIKRMHLEEKQTVIYVTHDQIEAMTLADRIVAMRAGRIEQIGSPDDLYNRPATTFVAKFIGSPAMNLLPATVGDGVIIVTGGPSFPLPPAFAHLKDESGRKVLLGVRPEAFHLEARRSDWPSFTITASLIEPCGAEVYVIGDLAGRDVTLRLQPGTAPERGQTRSFHVDAGAVHLFDAETERSLRHEGDTP, from the coding sequence ATGGCCCAGGTGGAAGTCGTCCGGCTCGCCAAAAGCTTCGGCGCGGTCGATATCATCCGCGACCTCGATCTGAGGATCGCCAACGGGGAATTCGTGGTACTGGTCGGCCCCTCCGGCTGCGGCAAGACCACGCTGCTGCGCATGATCGCCGGGCTGGAAGCCACCACGGCGGGCGAGATCCGCATCGGCGAGCGCGACGTCACGCACCTTTCGCCGCGCAATCGCGATATCGCGATGGTCTTCCAGTCCTATGCGCTCTACCCGCATATGACCGCGGCCGAGAACATGGGCTTCAGCCTGAAGCTCGCCAAGGTTCCGCAGCCCCAGATCAACGACCAGGTGAACCGGGCGGCGAAGATGCTGCATATCGACCACCTGCTGTCGCGCAAGCCCCGGGAGCTGTCAGGCGGCCAGCGCCAGCGCGTCGCCATGGGCCGCGCCATGGTGCGCCAGCCGGCCGTCTACCTCTTCGACGAGCCGCTCTCCAACCTCGACGCGCAGCTTCGCACCTCGATGCGGGCCGAGATCAAGCGCATGCATCTGGAAGAGAAGCAGACCGTGATCTACGTCACCCACGACCAGATCGAGGCGATGACGCTCGCCGACCGGATCGTCGCCATGCGCGCCGGCAGGATCGAGCAGATCGGCTCGCCGGACGACCTCTACAATCGCCCCGCCACTACCTTCGTGGCGAAATTCATCGGCTCGCCAGCCATGAACCTGTTGCCGGCAACGGTCGGGGATGGCGTCATTATCGTGACAGGAGGCCCCTCCTTCCCGCTGCCGCCGGCCTTCGCCCACCTGAAGGACGAGAGCGGCCGCAAGGTGCTGCTCGGCGTGCGGCCCGAGGCGTTCCATCTGGAGGCGCGCCGTTCCGACTGGCCGTCCTTCACCATCACCGCCTCGCTGATCGAGCCCTGCGGCGCCGAGGTCTATGTCATCGGCGACCTTGCCGGCCGGGACGTCACCTTGCGCCTGCAACCGGGCACAGCGCCGGAACGCGGCCAGACGCGCAGCTTCCATGTCGATGCGGGGGCCGTGCATCTGTTCGACGCCGAGACCGAACGCAGCCTGCGCCATGAAGGAGACACCCCGTGA
- a CDS encoding diol dehydratase small subunit, with the protein MSTDARDLYPLSEKAPHLVRSKTGLGLEDFTVDAVLEGRIGAQDLAITPEALRLQADVARATDRDRLAENFERAAELVAVPQDMLLDTYELLRPGRAKSADQLRARAALMRRDYGANRIAALIEEAADVCERRGLFTKRF; encoded by the coding sequence ATGAGCACCGATGCCCGCGATCTCTACCCGCTCTCCGAAAAGGCGCCCCATCTGGTGCGCAGCAAGACGGGGCTTGGGCTTGAGGATTTCACCGTCGACGCCGTGCTGGAAGGTCGGATAGGCGCGCAGGATCTGGCGATCACGCCCGAGGCGCTGCGGTTGCAGGCCGATGTCGCGCGCGCCACGGACCGCGACCGTCTGGCCGAGAATTTCGAGCGCGCCGCCGAACTGGTCGCCGTGCCGCAGGACATGCTGCTCGACACCTACGAGCTGCTGCGCCCGGGCCGCGCCAAATCCGCCGATCAGCTGCGCGCGCGCGCCGCGCTGATGCGGCGCGACTATGGCGCGAACCGCATCGCCGCCCTGATCGAGGAGGCCGCCGACGTCTGCGAGCGGCGCGGCCTTTTCACCAAGAGATTCTAG
- a CDS encoding propanediol/glycerol family dehydratase large subunit: MEQDQAPRWKRLQEWDRRPLRLDSFSEESPENGFAVFHSPFDPTPGLTLGPQGDILEMDGRKTADFDILDAFIAAHHIDRAVAAEAMALDSTAVARMLVDVNVPREELERLARGMTPAKLTEVVGRLSALEATFAYSKMRQRHSPGNQAHVTNAKDDPLQLAADSAIAVALGFDEIETTMRVAGNAWANALACTVGAAAGRGSTLFQCSIEEAEELKIGLAGLATYAETVSVYGSERSFVDGDDTPWSKTFLTAAYASRGIKARCTSGAGSELLMGFHEKCSVLYLEARCLCLQRAMGVQGTQNGGVDGAPLTASMPGGIRELMAENLLAVWLGLECASGNDTKTSESEIRIGAKITPYLLAGSDLITSGFGSIRAYDNSFNPSLFNAEEMEDYLVLQRDFEVDGGLAPLSDEEALRVRRQAVEALDDVLDELGLAKAEPRMKESVIHASGSDDTETFAPVRTLEISRDIASRGLTALDVVRALALRGHREMAENLMSMLRQRISGDYLQTSAIVRGGKVVSAVNDPNHYSGPGTGYRMDEARWSRVKAVRGTINRSHVLDAEGSHEAPAGSAQFYPIGKAEKGHDPHEVVIGISPAFGERLHRTTAGHAVSDVLDALTRGVLEGGGMPRVVRIRHTADTSFLGLSAAHLAGSGYGIGIQAKGTAIIHQRDRLPHMNLELFSNAPLVSLEQYRAMGRNAGRMTWGETPEPIIVTNDGQALGARFHPRVALLYAIETEMTEPGAEPEEMFFASAERNA, translated from the coding sequence ATGGAGCAGGATCAGGCCCCGCGCTGGAAGCGCCTGCAGGAATGGGACCGGCGCCCCCTGCGGCTCGACAGCTTTTCCGAGGAAAGCCCAGAGAACGGCTTTGCGGTCTTCCATTCGCCCTTCGATCCCACGCCCGGGCTGACGCTCGGGCCGCAGGGCGACATCCTTGAAATGGATGGCCGCAAGACCGCCGATTTCGACATTCTCGACGCCTTCATCGCCGCCCACCACATCGACCGGGCCGTCGCGGCCGAGGCCATGGCGCTCGACAGCACCGCGGTGGCGCGCATGCTGGTCGATGTGAACGTGCCCCGCGAGGAGCTGGAGCGGCTGGCCCGCGGCATGACGCCCGCCAAGCTGACCGAGGTGGTGGGCAGGCTTTCCGCGCTGGAGGCGACCTTCGCCTATTCCAAGATGCGCCAGCGCCACAGCCCCGGCAACCAGGCGCATGTCACCAATGCCAAGGACGACCCGCTGCAGCTGGCCGCCGATTCCGCCATCGCCGTGGCGCTCGGCTTCGACGAGATCGAGACCACCATGCGCGTGGCGGGCAACGCCTGGGCCAATGCGCTGGCCTGCACCGTGGGCGCGGCGGCCGGGCGCGGTAGCACCCTCTTCCAGTGCTCGATCGAGGAGGCCGAGGAGTTGAAGATCGGCCTGGCGGGCCTTGCCACCTATGCCGAGACCGTTTCGGTCTATGGCAGCGAGCGTTCCTTCGTCGATGGGGACGATACGCCCTGGTCGAAGACCTTCCTGACCGCTGCCTATGCCTCGCGCGGCATCAAGGCGCGCTGCACCTCGGGCGCGGGCTCCGAGCTGCTGATGGGCTTTCACGAGAAATGCTCGGTGCTCTACCTGGAGGCCCGGTGCCTGTGCCTCCAGCGCGCCATGGGCGTGCAGGGCACCCAGAACGGCGGCGTGGACGGCGCGCCGCTGACGGCCTCGATGCCGGGCGGCATTCGCGAACTGATGGCGGAGAACCTGCTGGCAGTGTGGCTCGGGCTGGAATGCGCCTCGGGCAACGACACCAAGACCTCGGAATCCGAGATCCGCATCGGGGCGAAGATCACGCCCTACCTCTTGGCCGGGTCGGACCTGATCACCTCCGGCTTCGGCTCGATCCGCGCCTATGACAATTCCTTCAATCCCTCGCTCTTCAACGCCGAGGAGATGGAGGACTACCTCGTCCTGCAACGGGATTTCGAGGTGGACGGCGGGCTTGCGCCGCTTTCGGACGAGGAGGCGCTGCGGGTGCGGCGCCAGGCGGTCGAAGCGCTCGACGACGTGCTGGACGAGCTCGGCCTCGCCAAGGCCGAGCCTCGCATGAAGGAGAGCGTCATCCATGCCTCCGGCTCCGACGATACCGAGACCTTTGCGCCTGTGCGCACCCTCGAGATCAGCCGCGACATCGCTTCGCGCGGGCTGACCGCGCTCGACGTGGTGCGGGCGCTGGCGCTGCGCGGCCATCGCGAAATGGCGGAAAACCTGATGAGCATGCTGCGCCAGCGCATCAGCGGCGACTACTTACAGACCTCGGCCATCGTGCGCGGCGGCAAGGTCGTCAGTGCGGTGAACGATCCGAACCATTATTCCGGGCCCGGCACCGGCTACCGCATGGACGAGGCGCGCTGGAGCCGCGTGAAGGCGGTCCGCGGCACGATCAACCGCAGCCATGTGCTCGACGCCGAGGGCAGCCACGAGGCGCCGGCGGGGTCGGCGCAGTTCTACCCGATCGGCAAGGCGGAGAAGGGTCATGATCCGCACGAGGTGGTGATCGGCATCTCGCCGGCCTTCGGCGAGCGGCTGCACCGCACGACGGCGGGCCATGCCGTCAGCGACGTGCTGGATGCGCTAACGCGCGGTGTGCTGGAAGGCGGCGGCATGCCGCGCGTGGTGCGCATCCGGCACACGGCGGACACCTCCTTCCTCGGCCTCAGCGCCGCGCATCTGGCGGGCTCGGGCTACGGCATCGGCATCCAGGCCAAGGGCACCGCGATCATCCACCAGCGGGACCGGCTGCCGCACATGAACCTGGAACTGTTCTCCAACGCGCCACTGGTCTCGCTGGAGCAATATCGCGCCATGGGCCGCAATGCCGGACGCATGACCTGGGGCGAGACACCCGAGCCGATCATCGTGACCAATGACGGGCAGGCGCTCGGCGCGCGCTTCCACCCGCGCGTCGCGCTGCTCTACGCCATCGAGACGGAAATGACAGAACCCGGCGCCGAGCCGGAAGAGATGTTCTTCGCCAGCGCGGAGCGTAACGCATGA
- a CDS encoding carbohydrate ABC transporter permease, producing the protein MTSASQTARPAYSAPARRSDGFSTGFYKLLFMTPTVLVLALVVAAPLLYSFWLSLHEYIITYGMGDLVWFENYAAMMSDEFAGVSWITMKLTVIVVVLEFLIAFGLALLLNQSWLKFREFYLMVLMLPILMTPVAVALMFRLMFNPNLGIINWVLSLVGIPQQGWFGDPDLALATVVFVDIWNETSLMLIMLYAGLKSLPQDPVEAARIDGANAFQILRHVTLPMLKPVILVTLLIRMITALKSYDLIYMLTQGGPGKVTETISFYAYRLGFRFLDIGQAAAVSFILLAAVIVLTVLLLRIMREN; encoded by the coding sequence ATGACAAGCGCCAGCCAGACCGCAAGACCCGCCTATTCCGCCCCGGCCCGCCGGTCGGACGGGTTCTCGACCGGGTTCTACAAACTGCTGTTCATGACGCCGACCGTGCTCGTTCTGGCGCTGGTGGTGGCCGCGCCGCTCCTCTACTCCTTCTGGCTCAGCCTGCACGAATACATCATCACCTACGGCATGGGCGATCTCGTCTGGTTCGAGAACTATGCCGCGATGATGAGCGATGAGTTCGCCGGCGTCTCGTGGATCACCATGAAGCTGACGGTGATCGTCGTCGTCCTGGAATTCCTGATCGCCTTCGGCCTCGCGCTCCTCCTGAACCAGTCCTGGCTGAAGTTCCGCGAGTTCTACCTCATGGTGCTGATGCTGCCGATCCTGATGACGCCGGTGGCCGTGGCGCTGATGTTCCGGCTGATGTTCAACCCCAATCTCGGCATCATCAACTGGGTGCTGTCGCTTGTCGGCATTCCCCAGCAGGGCTGGTTCGGCGATCCGGACCTTGCGCTTGCCACCGTGGTGTTCGTCGATATCTGGAACGAGACCTCGCTGATGCTGATCATGCTCTATGCGGGGCTGAAATCGCTGCCGCAGGATCCGGTGGAGGCCGCGCGCATCGACGGCGCCAACGCCTTCCAGATCCTGCGCCACGTCACCCTGCCGATGCTGAAGCCGGTCATCCTCGTGACGCTGCTGATCCGCATGATCACGGCGCTGAAGAGCTACGACCTGATCTACATGCTGACGCAGGGCGGCCCCGGCAAGGTGACCGAAACGATCAGCTTCTACGCCTACCGCCTCGGCTTCCGCTTCCTCGATATCGGCCAGGCGGCGGCCGTTTCCTTCATCCTCCTCGCCGCGGTGATCGTCCTGACGGTCCTCCTGCTGCGCATCATGCGGGAGAACTGA
- a CDS encoding carbohydrate ABC transporter permease yields the protein MQPPLLLRIVTHLVLGLCCLVVLLPLLWVLRTSFADKVVAYQLPPALFFTPTLDNYRMILVEMNFGTFFLNSLIISLTSTLLAVVIGALAAYAIDRYRAGGDAMPIVILATQMMPPIVLVIPFFLIFKDIGLTDSRTGLIVTYLAFNLPYVVWLMMSFMKRVPRELDEAALIDGCTPMTAFIRIIVPALLPGIGAATILSFVLSWNEFLFALMLSGNESKTLPVAISSLVTQQGTAIGAVSAATILAMLPMAILYFAMRRFLVSGLNLGAVKG from the coding sequence ATGCAGCCTCCCCTTCTCCTGCGCATCGTCACCCATCTGGTCCTCGGCCTGTGCTGCCTGGTGGTGCTGCTGCCGCTCCTGTGGGTGCTGCGGACCTCGTTCGCGGACAAGGTCGTCGCCTATCAGCTGCCGCCCGCATTGTTCTTCACGCCGACGCTCGACAATTACCGGATGATCCTCGTCGAGATGAATTTCGGCACCTTCTTCCTGAACAGCCTGATCATCTCGCTGACCTCCACGCTGCTCGCGGTGGTGATCGGCGCGCTCGCCGCCTATGCGATCGACCGCTACAGGGCGGGCGGCGACGCGATGCCGATCGTCATCCTCGCCACCCAGATGATGCCGCCCATCGTGCTGGTCATCCCCTTCTTCCTGATCTTCAAGGACATCGGCCTCACCGATTCCCGCACCGGCCTGATCGTCACCTATCTCGCCTTCAACCTGCCCTATGTCGTCTGGCTGATGATGAGCTTCATGAAGCGCGTTCCGCGCGAGCTGGACGAGGCGGCGCTGATCGACGGCTGCACGCCGATGACCGCCTTCATCCGCATCATCGTTCCCGCGCTCCTGCCCGGCATCGGCGCGGCCACCATCCTCAGCTTCGTGCTGAGCTGGAACGAATTCCTCTTTGCCCTGATGCTGTCGGGCAACGAGTCGAAGACCCTTCCCGTCGCGATATCCAGCCTGGTCACCCAGCAGGGTACGGCGATCGGGGCGGTCAGCGCGGCGACCATCCTCGCCATGCTGCCGATGGCGATCCTGTATTTCGCCATGCGCCGTTTCCTCGTCTCGGGGCTGAACCTCGGAGCGGTCAAAGGCTGA
- a CDS encoding HAD family hydrolase — translation MSAFPWKAVAWDIDGTLVDSEPLHHRALLAACGEHGLDLRGLPETTFIGMHLRDVWAQLRPRLPETLAEAQFHGRIRHHYAAGAAGLGAIAGAVETIRALDALGVAQVCASNSGRAVVDANLAAIDVTALMRGTVSLDDVVEGKPAPEPYLRAARLIGTDPADILAVEDSLTGVRAARAAGMQVALLSHGADGPPAGADAAPHFRIAALEEILRLGR, via the coding sequence GTGAGCGCCTTCCCCTGGAAGGCCGTCGCCTGGGATATCGACGGCACGCTGGTCGACAGCGAGCCGCTGCATCACCGGGCGCTGCTCGCCGCCTGCGGCGAGCACGGGCTCGACCTGCGCGGCCTGCCGGAGACGACCTTCATCGGCATGCACCTGCGCGACGTCTGGGCGCAGCTGCGCCCGAGGCTGCCGGAAACGCTGGCCGAGGCGCAATTCCATGGCCGGATCCGCCATCACTATGCGGCCGGCGCGGCCGGGCTCGGCGCGATCGCCGGGGCGGTCGAAACGATCCGGGCGCTCGACGCCCTCGGCGTGGCGCAGGTCTGCGCCTCGAATTCGGGGCGCGCGGTGGTGGACGCCAATCTCGCCGCCATCGACGTGACGGCGCTGATGCGCGGCACGGTCTCGCTCGACGACGTGGTCGAGGGCAAGCCGGCGCCTGAGCCATATCTCCGGGCGGCGCGGCTCATCGGCACGGACCCGGCCGACATCCTGGCGGTCGAGGACAGCCTGACCGGCGTGCGCGCCGCCCGCGCCGCCGGCATGCAGGTGGCGCTGCTGAGCCACGGCGCGGACGGGCCGCCGGCCGGGGCGGATGCCGCGCCGCATTTCCGCATCGCGGCCCTGGAAGAAATCCTGCGGCTCGGCCGCTGA